One genomic window of Manihot esculenta cultivar AM560-2 chromosome 16, M.esculenta_v8, whole genome shotgun sequence includes the following:
- the LOC110602851 gene encoding 20 kDa chaperonin, chloroplastic, translating into MAAAQLGASSVSVSVRSLSFEGLRPSTVKLANFGTLKAGGVSQRSLRGLVVKAATVVSPKYTSIKPLGDRVLVKVKVAEEKTDGGILLPTSAQNKPQGGEVVAVGEGKTVGKTKVDISIKTGTQVVYSKYAGTEVEFNGSSHLILKEDDIVGVLETDDIKDLKPLNDRVFIKVAEAEEKTAGGLLLTEAAKEKPSIGTIVAVGPGPLDEEGNRKPLSLSPGNTVLYSKYAGNDFKGNDGSIYIALRASDVMAVLS; encoded by the exons ATGGCCGCAGCTCAGCTCGGAGCGTCCTCAGTTTCGGTTTCAGTCAGGAGCTTGTCTTTTGAAGGGTTGAGACCTTCTACTGTCAAGCTTGCAAATTTTGGTACTCTGAAGGCAGGTGGTGTATCCCAACGGTCTCTCCGGGGCTTGGTTGTGAAAGCTGCTACTGTGGTCTCCCCCAAG TACACGTCGATTAAGCCTTTGGGTGATAGAGTGCTGGTGAAGGTTAAGGTTGCAGAGGAGAAGACTGATGGTGGAATTTTACTTCCAACCTCTGCTCAAAATAAGCCTCAAGGAGGTGAGGTGGTGGCTGTTGGAGAGGGGAAGACAGTTGGGAAGACCAAAGTGGACATTTCTATCAAG ACTGGCACCCAGGTTGTTTATTCCAAGTATGCAGGAACTGAGGTGGAGTTCAACGGTTCAAGTCATCTTATATTGAAGGAAGATGATATCGTTGGTGTACTTGAGACGGATGATATCAAGGATCTCAAGCCTTTGAATGATAGAGTATTCATAAAG GTAGCTGAGGCTGAGGAGAAGACTGCTGGAGGCTTGTTGCTGACAGAGGCAGCCAAAGAGAAACCTTCAATTGGCACT ATAGTAGCAGTTGGACCTGGACCTCTTGATGAGGAAGGCAACAGGAAACCTCTGTCCTTATCCCCGGGGAACACAGTTTTGTATTCAAAGTATGCAGGGAATGACTTCAAGGGAAATGATGGTAGCATCTACATTGCACTAAGGGCTTCCGATGTGATGGCAGTTCTCTCTTAG